Proteins from a single region of Thermoanaerobacter uzonensis DSM 18761:
- the thiD gene encoding bifunctional hydroxymethylpyrimidine kinase/phosphomethylpyrimidine kinase yields the protein MKLVLTIAGSDSGGGAGIQADLKTFSAHGVYGMSVITSITAQNTMGVLGIEDVSPDMVYLQMKAIFEDLYPDAVKIGMVSNEDIIKMIAKGLKDYNVKNVVLDPVMISKSGSYLLKPEAVEALKKELISLSLVVTPNLMEAGELIGKEIKNISDMKEAAKKILDFGAKAVIVKGGHLTGDALDVFYDGKEFYEITSERIDTKNTHGTGCTFSSAIAANIALGYDLVESIKRAKAYITGAIKHSLAIGHGVGPTNHFWNIKIREV from the coding sequence ATGAAGTTAGTCCTTACTATTGCCGGTTCTGACTCTGGGGGAGGAGCAGGTATACAGGCAGATTTAAAGACTTTTTCAGCACATGGAGTATACGGCATGAGTGTCATTACTTCAATAACAGCGCAAAATACCATGGGGGTTTTAGGGATTGAGGATGTAAGTCCTGATATGGTGTATTTGCAGATGAAGGCAATTTTTGAGGATTTGTATCCCGATGCAGTGAAGATAGGCATGGTATCTAATGAAGACATTATTAAGATGATTGCAAAAGGATTAAAAGATTACAATGTAAAAAATGTTGTGCTGGACCCTGTCATGATTTCAAAGAGTGGAAGCTATTTATTGAAGCCGGAAGCAGTGGAGGCTTTGAAAAAGGAATTGATTTCTTTAAGCCTTGTAGTTACGCCAAATCTTATGGAGGCAGGAGAATTAATTGGAAAAGAAATTAAAAATATATCGGATATGAAGGAAGCGGCTAAGAAAATTCTAGATTTTGGGGCAAAAGCAGTAATTGTAAAAGGTGGACATCTTACAGGAGATGCTTTAGATGTGTTTTACGATGGAAAAGAGTTTTATGAAATTACATCAGAGAGGATTGATACTAAAAACACTCATGGTACAGGCTGTACATTTTCTTCAGCTATAGCTGCCAATATCGCTTTAGGCTATGATTTAGTTGAATCAATAAAAAGAGCGAAAGCATACATTACAGGGGCTATAAAACATTCATTGGCCATAGGGCATGGAGTAGGTCCCACCAACCATTTTTGGAATATAAAAATAAGGGAGGTGTGA
- the thiE gene encoding thiamine phosphate synthase, translating into MDLTLYAITDRSYIKDMDIADAVELAIKGGATVIQLREKDISSREFYEIALKVKEVTKRNKIPLIINDRVDIALAVDADGVHVGQEDLPADVVRRMIGPHKIVGVSARTVEEALKAQRDGADYLGVGAVFKTPTKPEAEAIGIEGLKKIKETVIIPVVAIGGITKDNAYEVMLKSGVDGISSVSAVFYGDIENNTRKLLEVIAKAINDRRNLK; encoded by the coding sequence ATGGACTTAACCCTTTATGCTATAACGGATAGGTCTTACATAAAGGATATGGATATTGCTGACGCAGTAGAATTAGCAATAAAAGGCGGTGCAACAGTAATTCAACTGAGGGAAAAAGACATATCAAGTAGGGAATTTTATGAAATTGCTCTTAAAGTTAAAGAAGTGACAAAAAGAAATAAAATTCCTCTCATTATTAACGACAGAGTGGATATAGCTTTGGCGGTGGATGCAGATGGAGTTCACGTTGGACAGGAGGATTTGCCAGCAGATGTTGTAAGGAGAATGATAGGTCCTCATAAAATAGTAGGGGTATCAGCGAGGACAGTGGAAGAAGCTTTAAAAGCACAAAGGGATGGAGCGGATTATTTAGGGGTAGGTGCGGTGTTTAAGACTCCAACAAAGCCGGAAGCGGAAGCCATTGGAATAGAAGGGCTGAAAAAGATAAAAGAGACAGTCATTATTCCCGTAGTTGCAATAGGAGGTATAACGAAGGATAATGCTTATGAAGTCATGTTAAAGTCGGGAGTAGACGGGATATCTTCAGTTTCAGCTGTATTTTATGGGGATATAGAAAACAATACAAGAAAACTTTTGGAGGTTATAGCAAAAGCGATAAACGATAGGAGGAATTTGAAATGA
- the thiM gene encoding hydroxyethylthiazole kinase produces the protein MKKELLKILREKKPLVHHITNIVTVNDCANITLAIGALPVMAHALEEVEEMVSAADVLVLNIGTLTNEQVEAMIKAGKAANRLKVPVILDPVGAGATKLRTQSSKKILEEVKISVIKGNSAEISILAGKGGKIRGVESQGGADDISEAAKDLANAYNVVVAVSGVTDIITDGKRIAYVKNGHPMMGTITGTGCMLTSVVASFCGVCEDYFEATVEAFVAFGIAGERAAQSSNVKGPGSFKVTFFDEIYNLTPEIIEKDKKITIS, from the coding sequence ATGAAAAAAGAATTGTTGAAAATTTTAAGAGAGAAAAAGCCTTTAGTTCACCATATTACAAATATAGTTACTGTCAATGATTGTGCGAATATAACACTGGCTATAGGAGCACTGCCAGTCATGGCACATGCCTTGGAAGAAGTAGAAGAAATGGTAAGTGCAGCAGATGTTTTAGTTTTAAATATAGGTACTCTTACAAATGAACAAGTAGAAGCGATGATAAAGGCAGGGAAGGCTGCAAATAGACTTAAAGTACCAGTTATATTAGACCCTGTTGGAGCGGGAGCTACGAAGCTTAGGACACAAAGCTCAAAAAAGATATTAGAAGAGGTAAAAATTTCTGTGATAAAAGGGAATAGTGCTGAGATTTCAATACTTGCAGGTAAAGGTGGGAAGATACGCGGTGTAGAGTCTCAAGGCGGAGCAGATGATATTTCTGAAGCTGCAAAAGATTTAGCAAACGCGTACAATGTTGTAGTAGCAGTGTCAGGTGTTACTGACATAATTACTGATGGAAAAAGAATTGCGTATGTAAAAAATGGACATCCTATGATGGGTACTATCACCGGCACAGGCTGTATGCTTACCTCTGTAGTAGCAAGCTTCTGCGGAGTATGTGAAGATTATTTTGAAGCTACAGTAGAAGCTTTTGTAGCTTTTGGAATAGCAGGGGAAAGAGCTGCTCAAAGCAGTAATGTCAAAGGGCCCGGCAGTTTTAAAGTGACATTTTTTGATGAGATATATAATCTTACGCCGGAGATAATAGAAAAAGATAAAAAAATAACTATCTCATAA